A window of Paraburkholderia sp. ZP32-5 genomic DNA:
CAGCGTTGAGCAGTTGTTTGGCGCGGTCAATGGCGAGGCTTCTGTCCGGCCGATTGGTTGATAGGTTTTCGCTCGCATAGGTAGCGTCGTGAGCCGCGCGTGCTGGTGATCCGCGTGGCCGCTCTCGGTCCTCGAACGCCACCGCGTCGCAAAGTCACGAGAAGCTGGTCGAAATTCACGGCACCGCTGTAGCCATCACGAGCATCGCGACCATATCCGCATCCCCTCTTCCGGGTTGATCCGGTCGATCACACGCGCCGCGTATAGCCAACACCAAACGGCAGCGCAAACAGCCCCACACCCATCGCGAGAATCGCGATCATCGCCTGGCAGCGAACCCCTCCAGCAGACCACTGAGCGCGACAAAGAACCCGCGCACATCGCATCAAATCCAGCCGCAAAACCGCGCAGCAAGCGCCCCGCTAAACAGCCCGCCAACCAACACATTCATCCCCGCCCCCCAGCGGATGAGATTTTCTCATGGGCTCCTGAGATTTCATCCTTTGCCCGCCCCCACGCGTTCTCCTAACCTCTGTCGGACGGCGACGACGTCCGTGCCTCGTCCGCGCGGTACGCGCAGTGCCCGCTCGCCGCCACACATAACAAACATCCGGAGACAGTCGCCATGAAAACGATGGAGCTCAGCGCGGCAGCGCCCGCGACGCGACGACGTTGCATCGTCTACGTACTCGTTTTTGGCATCGCGCTGATCAACTACTGGGACCGCGCCGTGCTGTCGATCGCGATCCCGGTGCTCACCCGCGAGTTCCACCTGAGCACGGTCACCGCGGGCTATCTGTTGTCGGCTTTCGTATTGACCTACGCGATCGCGCAGTTGCCGGCCGGCATCGTGCTCGACTGGGTCGGCACGCGCCGCGCGGGCGCCGGCTCGCTCGCGGTATGGTCGGTCGCCACCGCGTTGACCGCGTACGCAACCGGTGTCGTCAATCTGTTTCTGACGCGCCTGCTGCTCGGGCTCGGCGAATCGGTCACGATGCCGCTGACCGCGCGCGCCGTGCGCGAATGGGCGCCCGTCAGGGAACGGGGCTTTGCGCAGGCATTCGTGCATTCGGGCCTGCCGGTCGGCACGGCGATCGCCAGTATCGTGGTCGGCGCAACGGTCGGCGCGCTCGGCTGGCGCACGGCGTTCGTGCTGTCGGGCGCAATAGGACTGCTGTGGGCCGTGATCTGGTTCGCCGTTTATCGCGAGCCGCTGACGTGCCGCTGGCTCGCCACACCCGAACGCGAACTGATTCTGGCCGACCGGCCAGCCGTGCCGGCCAATGCCGCCGCCAATCCGCTGCGCGGCCTCGGCCGCCTGCTGAAGAATCGCACGATGTGGGGGCTCTTTCTGACGCAAGGCTGCGTCAACTACGCGAACTACTTTCTGCTGAGCTGGCTGCCGAGCTACTTCATTCACGCGTACGGTATCAATATCAACGGCTCGGGTCAGGCAACCGGAATCGTCTATTTCTCAGCCGCGATCCTGATGATCTGCTTCGGTGTCGTCTCCGATCGCGTG
This region includes:
- a CDS encoding MFS transporter, translated to MKTMELSAAAPATRRRCIVYVLVFGIALINYWDRAVLSIAIPVLTREFHLSTVTAGYLLSAFVLTYAIAQLPAGIVLDWVGTRRAGAGSLAVWSVATALTAYATGVVNLFLTRLLLGLGESVTMPLTARAVREWAPVRERGFAQAFVHSGLPVGTAIASIVVGATVGALGWRTAFVLSGAIGLLWAVIWFAVYREPLTCRWLATPERELILADRPAVPANAAANPLRGLGRLLKNRTMWGLFLTQGCVNYANYFLLSWLPSYFIHAYGININGSGQATGIVYFSAAILMICFGVVSDRVTRRYRVESGKRRYVVAALALGGSVIGLTPLLSSHVAQLTVMAISTGCVLSVFANNVSLANDLLDDPRYVGTAVGWLQLGGNLFGLAAPVATGYIVAHTGGYSAAFGVAGALLLAGALTAITMTRRPVSGL